In a genomic window of Lepisosteus oculatus isolate fLepOcu1 chromosome 5, fLepOcu1.hap2, whole genome shotgun sequence:
- the brpf3b gene encoding bromodomain and PHD finger-containing protein 3 isoform X2, with protein sequence MRKPRRRGRQAGGVAAAAVGGGLGPRSPSPYSLKVSPARETLTYAQAQKMVEVDLDGRLHRISIFDPLTVITEDEMTAQDIAECNSNKENSEQPLFPSSKPGRKPPATKGKKKDTAKHSSSSSSHVGGGQHNQHPPYHHHPNSHTPHHALPKPTFRILDSYAPSEAPPLPAAYYRYMEKSAEELDAEAEYDMDEEDFAWLEMVNEKRVSDGQASVSPDAFELLMDRLEKESFLESRSQGPSQSAIDEDAFCCVCLDDECLNSNVILFCDICNLAVHQECYGVPYIPEGQWLCRCCLQSPSRPVDCVLCPNKGGAFKQTSDGRWAHVVCAIWIPEVCFANTVFLEPVEGVENIPPARWKLTCYICKQKGQGASIQCHKANCYTAFHVTCAQRAGLFMKIDPVRETNVNGTTFSVKKTAFCEAHSPPGATRKSSRLVGGCNSHLGEIGEGEEVDEERARDRGAGRGRASSLTQQHKRGAKKGSKLKRKVRKSLEVVSRRSTVPMVMVPQIPSHRLNKICTGVPVQRKNQFMQRLHNYWLLKRQSRNGVPLIRRLHSHLQAQRGAEQTESDEKVSAVKEELKYWQKLRHDLERARLLVELIRKREKLKREQVKVHQAAMELQLTPFLVLLRSTLDQLQEKDAAQIFAEPVNLKEVPDYLEFISQPMDFSTMRSKVEAHGYCSLADFEGDFNLMVSNCLKYNAKDTVFHRAAVRLRDLGGAILRHTQRQAQSIGFDSETGMHLPDSPKTQDFYRCSWEDVDNILLPENRLHMSAEDQLKELLDKLDMVTSMRSSGARTRRIRLLRREINSIRYKLGQQQRLLLNGDHAKPAPEEGEDREAPGERVGSPPPTPEKESSKSTPPPTLEPTGPAPSPTDSDAPQDPPTLRPVGSEIRTPGRPHKRLKSDSDVPTSRRTGGGPAGGIQRLLSDSGLNGLSLGVPPDLPSPSAPAVGRRTSVLFKKAKNGAKIPKGADSPLRNGGEEMHSTPLTPTPASDAPSPSLSPSERTPRRRPCSLSGSSDSEGEKSPRPAPEGGLTNGFGKHGESGSDSECGSLQAGTAPINRESAVSPPKRSRGKPALSRVPFLEGVNGDSDYTGAGRSLLMPFESSAELEPLDLVWAKCRGYPSYPALIIDPDMPREGLLHNGVPIPVPPLDVLRLGAQRQEEAGEKLFLVLFFDNKRTWQWLPRDKVQPLGVDDTVDKLRMMEGRKTSIRKSVQVAYDRAMIHLSRVRGDHGFVTSSYL encoded by the exons ATGAGGAAGCCGCGGAGGCGGGGGCGCCAGGCTGGGGGGGTGGCGGCGGCAGCAGTGGGCGGCGGCCTGGGCCCGCGCTCGCCCTCCCCCTACAGCCTCAAGGTGTCGCCGGCGCGGGAGACGCTGACCTACGCCCAGGCGCAGAAGATGGTGGAGGTGGACCTGGATGGCCGGCTGCACCGCATCAGCATCTTCGACCCGCTCACGGTCATCACCGAGGACGAGATGACGGCGCAGGACATCGCCGAGTGCAACAGCAACAAGGAGAACAGCGAGCAGCCCCTGTTCCCCAGCTCCAAGCCTGGCAGGAAGCCCCCTGCCACCAAAGGGAAGAAGAAGGACACCGCCAAgcattcctcctcctcctcctcacacgtAGGAGGAGGGCAGCACAACCAGCACCCTCCATACCACCATCACCCCAACTCCCACACGCCGCATCACGCTCTCCCCAAGCCCACCTTCCGCATCCTGGACTCCTACGCGCCCTCCGAGGCCCCGCCCCTCCCGGCCGCCTACTACCGCTACATGGAGAAGTCCGCCGAGGAGCTGGACGCCGAGGCCGAGTACGACATGGACGAGGAGGACTTCGCCTGGCTGGAGATGGTCAACGAGAAGCGGGTGTCGGACGGGCAGGCCTCGGTCTCGCCCGACGCCTTCGAGCTGCTGATGGACCGGCTGGAGAAGGAGTCCTTCCTGGAGAGCCGAAGCCAGGGCCCCTCGCAGTCGGCCATCGACGAGGACGCCTTCTGCTGCGTCTGCCTGGACGACGAGTGCCTCAACAGCAACGTCATCCTCTTCTGCGACATCTGCAACCTGGCCGTGCACCAGGAGTGCTACGGCGTGCCCTACATCCCAGAAGGCCAGTGGCTGTGCCGCTGCTGCCTGCAGTCGCCCTCCCGCCCTGTGGACTGTGTTCTGTGCCCCAACAAGGGAGGCGCCTTCAAACAAACCAGCGATGGGCGCTGGGCCCATGTGGTGTGTGCCATCTGGATCCCAGAGGTCTGCTTCGCCAACACAGTGTTCCTGGAGCCCGTGGAAGGGGTGGAAAACATCCCCCCGGCCCGCTGGAAGCTGACCTGCTACATCTGCAAGCAGAAGGGGCAGGGCGCCTCCATCCAGTGCCACAAGGCCAACTGCTACACGGCCTTCCACGTCACCTGCGCCCAGCGCGCGGGGCTCTTCATGAAGATCGACCCCGTGCGGGAGACCAACGTGAACGGCACCACCTTCTCGGTGAAGAAGACGGCCTTCTGCGAGGCCCACTCGCCGCCGGGCGCCACCCGGAAGAGCAGCCGGCTGGTGGGGGGCTGCAACTCCCACCTGGGCGAGatcggggagggggaggaggtggACGAGGAGAGGGCTCGGGACCGAGGGGCGGGACGGGGGCGCGCTTCCTCTTTGACCCAGCAGCACAAGCGCGGGGCGAAGAAGGGCTCGAAGCTGAAGAGGAAGGTGAGGAAGAGTCTGGAGGTGGTGTCTCGGCGCTCCACCGTGCCCATGGTGATGGTACCGCAGATCCCCTCCCACAG GTTGAATAAGATCTGCACGGGGGTCCCGGTCCAGAGGAAGAACCAGTTCATGCAGCGGCTCCACAATTACTGGCTGCTGAAGCGCCAGTCCAGGAACGGGGTGCCCCTGATCCGCCGACTGCACTCACACCTGCAAGCCCAGAGGGGTGCCGAGCAG ACGGAGTCGGACGAGAAGGTGAGCGCAGTGAAGGAGGAGCTGAAGTACTGGCAGAAACTGAGACATGACCTGGAGAGGGCCAGGCTGCTGGTGGAGCTGATCCGCAAGAGGGAGAAGCTGAAGAGGGAGCAG GTGAAGGTGCACCAGGCTGCGATGGAGCTCCAGCTGACTCCGTTCCTGGTTCTCCTGCGCTCCACACTGGACCAGCTGCAGGAGAAGGACGCCGCGCAGATTTTTGCTGAACCCGTCAACCTCAAAGAG GTTCCGGACTATCTGGAGTTCATTTCCCAGCCCATGGACTTCTCCACCATGCGCTCCAAAGTGGAGGCTCACGGCTACTGCAGCCTGGCCGACTTCGAGGGCGACTTCAACCTCATGGTGAGCAACTGCCTGAAGTATAACGCCAAAGACACCGTGTTCCACCGGGCCGCGGTGCGCCTGCGCGACCTGGGGGGCGCCATCCTGCGGCACACGCAGCGTCAGGCCCAGAGCATCGGCTTCGACTCCGAGACCGGCATGCACCTGCCCGACTCGCCCAAGACGCAGGACTTCTACCGCTGCTCCTGGGAGGATG TGGACAACATCCTGCTCCCAGAGAACCGCCTGCACATGTCGGCCGAGGACCAGCTGAAGGAGCTGCTGGACAAGCTGGACATGGTGACCAGCATGCGGTCCAGCGGGGCCCGCACGCGCCGGATCCGCCTGCTGCGCCGCGAGATCAACAGCATCCGCTACAAGCTGGGCCAGCAGCAGCGGCTCCTGCTGAACGGGGACCACGCCAAGCCTGCCCCCGAGGAAGGGGAGGACAGGGAGGCGCCGGGCGAGCGCGTGGGCAGCCCCCCCCCGACTCCGGAGAAAG AATCCTCGAAGTCCACCCCTCCTCCAACGCTAGAGCCCACTGGCCCTGCCCCCTCCCCGACTGACAGTGACGCCCCCCAGGACCCCCCCACACTGCGACCCGTGGGCAGCGAGATCAGGACCCCGGGCCGTCCGCACAAGCGCCTGAAGTCGGACAGCGACGTGCCAACCAGCAGGCGGACAGGGGGCGGCCCCGCCGGGGGCATCCAGCGGCTGCTCAGCGACAGCGGCCTGAACGGGCTCAGCCTCGGGGTCCCCCCGGACCTGCCCAGCCCCTCCGCGCCCGCCGTCGGCCGCCGCACCTCCGTCCTCTTCAAAAAAGCCAAGAACGGCGCCAAGATTCCCAAAGGGGCCGACAGCCCCCTGCGGAACGGTGGGGAGGAGATGCACAGCACGCCCCTCACTCCCACTCCTGCCTCCGACGCCCCGTCGCCATCCCTCAGCCCCTCCGAGCGCACCCCTCGCCGGCGGCCCTGCAGCCTCAGCGGGAGCTCCGACAGCGAGGGGGAGAAATCGCCGCGGCCCGCCCCCGAGGGAG GGCTGACGAACGGCTTTGGAAAGCATGGTGAGAGCGGCTCCGACTCGGAGTGTGGATCCCTGCAGGCTGGCACTGCGCCCATCAACAGAGAGAG CGCCGTGTCCCCGCCCAAACGCAGCCGAGGAAAACCTGCTCTCTCCCGGGTCCCCTTCCTGGAAGGCGTGAACGGAGACTCGGACTACACTGGCGCAG GCAGGAGTCTACTGATGCCGTTCGAGAGCAGCGCGGAGCTGGAACCCCTGGATCTGGTGTGGGCCAAGTGCCGGGGATACCCCTCCTACCCTGCCCTG ATCATCGACCCCGACATGCCGCGCGAGGGCCTGCTGCACAACGGCGTGCCCATCCCTGTGCCGCCGCTGGACGTGTTGAGGCTGGGAGCACAGCGGCAGGAGGAGGCCGGGGAGAAGCTCTTCCTCGTCCTCTTCTTCGACAACAAGAGGACCTG GCAGTGGCTTCCGCGTGACAAGGTGCAGCCCCTGGGGGTGGACGACACGGTGGACAAGCTGCGCATGATGGAGGGGCGCAAGACGAGCATCCGCAAGTCTGTCCAGGTGGCCTACGACCGGGCCATGATCCACCTGAGCCGAGTCAGGGGCGACCACGGCTTTGTCACCTCCAGCTACCTGTAG
- the brpf3b gene encoding bromodomain and PHD finger-containing protein 3 isoform X1 — protein sequence MRKPRRRGRQAGGVAAAAVGGGLGPRSPSPYSLKVSPARETLTYAQAQKMVEVDLDGRLHRISIFDPLTVITEDEMTAQDIAECNSNKENSEQPLFPSSKPGRKPPATKGKKKDTAKHSSSSSSHVGGGQHNQHPPYHHHPNSHTPHHALPKPTFRILDSYAPSEAPPLPAAYYRYMEKSAEELDAEAEYDMDEEDFAWLEMVNEKRVSDGQASVSPDAFELLMDRLEKESFLESRSQGPSQSAIDEDAFCCVCLDDECLNSNVILFCDICNLAVHQECYGVPYIPEGQWLCRCCLQSPSRPVDCVLCPNKGGAFKQTSDGRWAHVVCAIWIPEVCFANTVFLEPVEGVENIPPARWKLTCYICKQKGQGASIQCHKANCYTAFHVTCAQRAGLFMKIDPVRETNVNGTTFSVKKTAFCEAHSPPGATRKSSRLVGGCNSHLGEIGEGEEVDEERARDRGAGRGRASSLTQQHKRGAKKGSKLKRKVRKSLEVVSRRSTVPMVMVPQIPSHRLNKICTGVPVQRKNQFMQRLHNYWLLKRQSRNGVPLIRRLHSHLQAQRGAEQTESDEKVSAVKEELKYWQKLRHDLERARLLVELIRKREKLKREQVKVHQAAMELQLTPFLVLLRSTLDQLQEKDAAQIFAEPVNLKEVPDYLEFISQPMDFSTMRSKVEAHGYCSLADFEGDFNLMVSNCLKYNAKDTVFHRAAVRLRDLGGAILRHTQRQAQSIGFDSETGMHLPDSPKTQDFYRCSWEDVDNILLPENRLHMSAEDQLKELLDKLDMVTSMRSSGARTRRIRLLRREINSIRYKLGQQQRLLLNGDHAKPAPEEGEDREAPGERVGSPPPTPEKESSKSTPPPTLEPTGPAPSPTDSDAPQDPPTLRPVGSEIRTPGRPHKRLKSDSDVPTSRRTGGGPAGGIQRLLSDSGLNGLSLGVPPDLPSPSAPAVGRRTSVLFKKAKNGAKIPKGADSPLRNGGEEMHSTPLTPTPASDAPSPSLSPSERTPRRRPCSLSGSSDSEGEKSPRPAPEGGLTNGFGKHGESGSDSECGSLQAGTAPINRESSAVSPPKRSRGKPALSRVPFLEGVNGDSDYTGAGRSLLMPFESSAELEPLDLVWAKCRGYPSYPALIIDPDMPREGLLHNGVPIPVPPLDVLRLGAQRQEEAGEKLFLVLFFDNKRTWQWLPRDKVQPLGVDDTVDKLRMMEGRKTSIRKSVQVAYDRAMIHLSRVRGDHGFVTSSYL from the exons ATGAGGAAGCCGCGGAGGCGGGGGCGCCAGGCTGGGGGGGTGGCGGCGGCAGCAGTGGGCGGCGGCCTGGGCCCGCGCTCGCCCTCCCCCTACAGCCTCAAGGTGTCGCCGGCGCGGGAGACGCTGACCTACGCCCAGGCGCAGAAGATGGTGGAGGTGGACCTGGATGGCCGGCTGCACCGCATCAGCATCTTCGACCCGCTCACGGTCATCACCGAGGACGAGATGACGGCGCAGGACATCGCCGAGTGCAACAGCAACAAGGAGAACAGCGAGCAGCCCCTGTTCCCCAGCTCCAAGCCTGGCAGGAAGCCCCCTGCCACCAAAGGGAAGAAGAAGGACACCGCCAAgcattcctcctcctcctcctcacacgtAGGAGGAGGGCAGCACAACCAGCACCCTCCATACCACCATCACCCCAACTCCCACACGCCGCATCACGCTCTCCCCAAGCCCACCTTCCGCATCCTGGACTCCTACGCGCCCTCCGAGGCCCCGCCCCTCCCGGCCGCCTACTACCGCTACATGGAGAAGTCCGCCGAGGAGCTGGACGCCGAGGCCGAGTACGACATGGACGAGGAGGACTTCGCCTGGCTGGAGATGGTCAACGAGAAGCGGGTGTCGGACGGGCAGGCCTCGGTCTCGCCCGACGCCTTCGAGCTGCTGATGGACCGGCTGGAGAAGGAGTCCTTCCTGGAGAGCCGAAGCCAGGGCCCCTCGCAGTCGGCCATCGACGAGGACGCCTTCTGCTGCGTCTGCCTGGACGACGAGTGCCTCAACAGCAACGTCATCCTCTTCTGCGACATCTGCAACCTGGCCGTGCACCAGGAGTGCTACGGCGTGCCCTACATCCCAGAAGGCCAGTGGCTGTGCCGCTGCTGCCTGCAGTCGCCCTCCCGCCCTGTGGACTGTGTTCTGTGCCCCAACAAGGGAGGCGCCTTCAAACAAACCAGCGATGGGCGCTGGGCCCATGTGGTGTGTGCCATCTGGATCCCAGAGGTCTGCTTCGCCAACACAGTGTTCCTGGAGCCCGTGGAAGGGGTGGAAAACATCCCCCCGGCCCGCTGGAAGCTGACCTGCTACATCTGCAAGCAGAAGGGGCAGGGCGCCTCCATCCAGTGCCACAAGGCCAACTGCTACACGGCCTTCCACGTCACCTGCGCCCAGCGCGCGGGGCTCTTCATGAAGATCGACCCCGTGCGGGAGACCAACGTGAACGGCACCACCTTCTCGGTGAAGAAGACGGCCTTCTGCGAGGCCCACTCGCCGCCGGGCGCCACCCGGAAGAGCAGCCGGCTGGTGGGGGGCTGCAACTCCCACCTGGGCGAGatcggggagggggaggaggtggACGAGGAGAGGGCTCGGGACCGAGGGGCGGGACGGGGGCGCGCTTCCTCTTTGACCCAGCAGCACAAGCGCGGGGCGAAGAAGGGCTCGAAGCTGAAGAGGAAGGTGAGGAAGAGTCTGGAGGTGGTGTCTCGGCGCTCCACCGTGCCCATGGTGATGGTACCGCAGATCCCCTCCCACAG GTTGAATAAGATCTGCACGGGGGTCCCGGTCCAGAGGAAGAACCAGTTCATGCAGCGGCTCCACAATTACTGGCTGCTGAAGCGCCAGTCCAGGAACGGGGTGCCCCTGATCCGCCGACTGCACTCACACCTGCAAGCCCAGAGGGGTGCCGAGCAG ACGGAGTCGGACGAGAAGGTGAGCGCAGTGAAGGAGGAGCTGAAGTACTGGCAGAAACTGAGACATGACCTGGAGAGGGCCAGGCTGCTGGTGGAGCTGATCCGCAAGAGGGAGAAGCTGAAGAGGGAGCAG GTGAAGGTGCACCAGGCTGCGATGGAGCTCCAGCTGACTCCGTTCCTGGTTCTCCTGCGCTCCACACTGGACCAGCTGCAGGAGAAGGACGCCGCGCAGATTTTTGCTGAACCCGTCAACCTCAAAGAG GTTCCGGACTATCTGGAGTTCATTTCCCAGCCCATGGACTTCTCCACCATGCGCTCCAAAGTGGAGGCTCACGGCTACTGCAGCCTGGCCGACTTCGAGGGCGACTTCAACCTCATGGTGAGCAACTGCCTGAAGTATAACGCCAAAGACACCGTGTTCCACCGGGCCGCGGTGCGCCTGCGCGACCTGGGGGGCGCCATCCTGCGGCACACGCAGCGTCAGGCCCAGAGCATCGGCTTCGACTCCGAGACCGGCATGCACCTGCCCGACTCGCCCAAGACGCAGGACTTCTACCGCTGCTCCTGGGAGGATG TGGACAACATCCTGCTCCCAGAGAACCGCCTGCACATGTCGGCCGAGGACCAGCTGAAGGAGCTGCTGGACAAGCTGGACATGGTGACCAGCATGCGGTCCAGCGGGGCCCGCACGCGCCGGATCCGCCTGCTGCGCCGCGAGATCAACAGCATCCGCTACAAGCTGGGCCAGCAGCAGCGGCTCCTGCTGAACGGGGACCACGCCAAGCCTGCCCCCGAGGAAGGGGAGGACAGGGAGGCGCCGGGCGAGCGCGTGGGCAGCCCCCCCCCGACTCCGGAGAAAG AATCCTCGAAGTCCACCCCTCCTCCAACGCTAGAGCCCACTGGCCCTGCCCCCTCCCCGACTGACAGTGACGCCCCCCAGGACCCCCCCACACTGCGACCCGTGGGCAGCGAGATCAGGACCCCGGGCCGTCCGCACAAGCGCCTGAAGTCGGACAGCGACGTGCCAACCAGCAGGCGGACAGGGGGCGGCCCCGCCGGGGGCATCCAGCGGCTGCTCAGCGACAGCGGCCTGAACGGGCTCAGCCTCGGGGTCCCCCCGGACCTGCCCAGCCCCTCCGCGCCCGCCGTCGGCCGCCGCACCTCCGTCCTCTTCAAAAAAGCCAAGAACGGCGCCAAGATTCCCAAAGGGGCCGACAGCCCCCTGCGGAACGGTGGGGAGGAGATGCACAGCACGCCCCTCACTCCCACTCCTGCCTCCGACGCCCCGTCGCCATCCCTCAGCCCCTCCGAGCGCACCCCTCGCCGGCGGCCCTGCAGCCTCAGCGGGAGCTCCGACAGCGAGGGGGAGAAATCGCCGCGGCCCGCCCCCGAGGGAG GGCTGACGAACGGCTTTGGAAAGCATGGTGAGAGCGGCTCCGACTCGGAGTGTGGATCCCTGCAGGCTGGCACTGCGCCCATCAACAGAGAGAG CAGCGCCGTGTCCCCGCCCAAACGCAGCCGAGGAAAACCTGCTCTCTCCCGGGTCCCCTTCCTGGAAGGCGTGAACGGAGACTCGGACTACACTGGCGCAG GCAGGAGTCTACTGATGCCGTTCGAGAGCAGCGCGGAGCTGGAACCCCTGGATCTGGTGTGGGCCAAGTGCCGGGGATACCCCTCCTACCCTGCCCTG ATCATCGACCCCGACATGCCGCGCGAGGGCCTGCTGCACAACGGCGTGCCCATCCCTGTGCCGCCGCTGGACGTGTTGAGGCTGGGAGCACAGCGGCAGGAGGAGGCCGGGGAGAAGCTCTTCCTCGTCCTCTTCTTCGACAACAAGAGGACCTG GCAGTGGCTTCCGCGTGACAAGGTGCAGCCCCTGGGGGTGGACGACACGGTGGACAAGCTGCGCATGATGGAGGGGCGCAAGACGAGCATCCGCAAGTCTGTCCAGGTGGCCTACGACCGGGCCATGATCCACCTGAGCCGAGTCAGGGGCGACCACGGCTTTGTCACCTCCAGCTACCTGTAG